aaaattcgcaaacaaaatggttgctaggcggccatattggatcgtatcataaaacaaattgacgtgcatatgtatgccatagcatgttgcccctgtaccaagtttgaaaaaaatcggtccaggcatctccaagaaacggctgcggacggacggacggacggacggacggacagacggaacccaatccataagttcccgttccggacttcgtccgcggggactaacaagcgacctatcggtcagaatagctccgctgtttttttgttgttgtttttttttgtattttggtgacatgtagaagtggttcagttcttcactatgcagttttgttttagcgatgtaataaagtggttactggtttcatatgatgtctcactataaaacacattttacacagaagttggtaatgtattgtactttgataccatagtcaccattttataacataaatctactgttatgaaaaattacacaaaatctttaaaaaaaaaaaaatgactgggaaatttaatgcacacaagaaaaagaaaaaaagaggattttgaggttggctataaataattccagtgtcttacagctttaaccctggaaaatgttaatgatgaatgaaataaactagggatctaaaataattttgaggcaatttgaatttcaattttctaacaaatttaccaagtcaacaacattcaacttgtactagttgtagtagatatatatagggaagaaatgtattaatcgccatcgtagtttccgtacggcgacaagtacccggaagagagtcattctcagccatacgttacagcggtaacactcgttcatgttcgattacctttcataaagaaaacacaacgaaatggttgaagtgatcttttttttaaatttcttttcatcacaaaaacaaaatctgttttagacagaaagaattatcgaactggctaaacttcccgctgaactggagtaaggtccaagcctcgatagtacgtgaggaaatcgtctcaaactagcgatacaactttcaaaatataacttgacatgtcttcatttgttagagttatacaattcaagacaggttttcactcgaaaaaaaacaattctgtgaataatgacactctgaacgcagcgatttctcggacgatgttaccactgtaacgtatggctggcaacgacttgcttccgggttagtccctcgtgcatccgggtacttgggattgtcgccgtacggaaactcacttgtcgtgcattaccacatcAGTAATTTTGAcactgtaattttgccaccaatattgatcgtacaaaaacaaaactccataaatgaaccacaaagtactttccctttcaaaatgtgataattttagaaagagtattatcgtttttattgacgactgactctgtcaaaaatcgtcccatacacttcagttcaggcatgcacgacttctcacttgatcgtgaggtgcgtatactggaatgaaccattctgtaggaggggtggagaatttgatttgaagtttacaaccctgtttcgaacaaatatttgtcatttgggcgcacaatgtgtagaattaagactacagcacatattacattgcttgtttgacatcaatagtgtcttttgaaaagttgcagtttacctaaagtctcgcggactgatttccaatatggtgtcggtcataatactcattaacatattcattttttttttaaattacaaaaaaaaaaatcacaaaaaatagaaaagaagatgtgctgacttgaaattaacaaatctaagtaagctaccccctgcgcatcaacacatcagatatcaaagcaatctgacaagaagtacgtgaggagatgatgaaaatgtcattttatgaaaaaaatcctaaaaaattgaaaatggcacagatcaacttggcatgaacaaatctgaatagcctcccccccaggaaacatgcacaccaaatatcgaagaattctgagtgtcactttcggagaagataatgaaaatataaaagtttgatggacacctatgattcactctactctctacaacctatacctaaagctacgctttcagctttcgctgacagcggagctaaaaaagtgTCAGACACATCAGGGGTTCAAGACTACTGCTGACTTGATGTCCCATTATCAATAGAGATAGCAGTAAGAGGGATAATTTCACTAAATTTGTACTATAAAAtggtcactacactacctacagataatattgaccactaattaacagatacaatgttttttataagtaatttatcaattttagtaaatatacctttggttatttgataaaaaaaaaacacgccAGTTGCAGCTAGAGAAGGTTTAAGACTAttacatgatttttttatttattttttttttttaaacacgaTTCTTGTAAAGTGACAAAACAGAAGTATATACACAGGTAATGATTAACTAGTTGACTATCAACCAACTGACTGCAATCACTCTGAACTGAAGCCATCAAAAATGACTAAtatgtacaaagtttgaaaAGACTGAAAGCCGACTTCTCTTTCAAGGAGAGGTAAAGGCACTGTCGTTTGGACTATTGAATTCACTACTAGGACTAGCAATGCTGTAAAGTGGACTTCTTGTGTTACAGAATTTCTTTTGGGGCAGAGAATTTCCTTCTGCTGTTGCTGTTAATGTATGGAGTTCCCCCAGGTATTCTGAAACAAATATGGAGaaaatcatatttcaatatacaaagagtaacactgaagtaaagcactttctctgtgtgttacacttgtttatagcatttacATCAGGTGTAAAAGTGTACTGTTtcaattgatttatttacaagcctagcatgtggcctttctaatgtggtcaattagcaaatgaaacagtatacttttacacttgatatggatgctataaatatttgtggtacatacagaaaatgctttactttggtattatgggttgtatatTACCCTTTACTCTAATGAATTTTTCACATGAGCCGGAgattccaaaatacaaaaaagcaATTGTTGTAACACTTGTTCCAATAAATGTTCTAAACTTCATTTTCTGGATTGCTCGCAAGGAGGTGGGGATTTTCTGTTTGTGATAGATCTCACTAGGTTTAAGGTATTAGTGTGGGTATTGAAAAGGGAGGGAATAATTCCACTCACACTTTCAGTGCTTTCTGCCACTCTTACAACACCAAACACCAAAAGCACTTCTGCAGTATATGTCACACATCCACTCATACATCATGGGGTACAgttatttttacatacatgtaagtttatCCACGACATCAAATTTCATACGAGATACTACTTTGTGTTCACATGCTTTAGTGTACTTGGAATGATTgtgtactcatttgcatacaggttgGCTATAATATTTTTGGTATGCACTGCAGGGTAAATACCACTGGTATGGACACACAGATACAAGTTTTTGTATGGTGTTTTTTAAAGTCTCTTTTAATTTATTGTGCagtgcttttgaatatttttaaaacagagGAAGcactttagaaatgaaataaatgttaaacgttaaataataatcataaatCACTGCCATCATCACATTTGACAATTAGGAATGAAAAGGATCAACTATTTACCAGTTTGATATAGGGTTTAGGTTCTTACCTAGTTTGTCCTGTTGACCTCAGGTTGTGATGGCTGAATTTCAGCAACTCATCATGAAAGCTTGCCACAGATTCACTTTGACTGAatcaacaaaaaagaaagaagaaaatatcAGAAAGAAAGTGAGATAAACATGGATGTAGCAATAATTAGTTTGTGCACCATGACGAAAGGTTCTCATTACTTACAGGTAGTATTTTGCAAATATCATTGTCAGAGAACAGGGCAGGTTATCATGGTAAATTAGATGATCTCTCCACATCAGAAGACAAGGGGTAACACTATGAATAAGGGACGACGAGGCATACCAATTCAATCACCTCTACAATCACGTCATCATCACTACGCTGCATTTTTTAtcagtcaccacatagtaagagataggggaacaccaaactttggtgcgtcactagaaactgtgtgcatcagtggtgagTGTCAAATGGCTTCGAGGGCACACTGATCTGGAGTATCCATAGGTTTGTTGTTGCATGAAATGCCATCTTTACAGTTCCCAAGCCACTTCAGGGGTTAGATTCCCCTACCAGGTGTTGTATTCTCTAATTTCTATTTCTCtatattttaatacatgaaaACCCATTTATAGATTGTATATAATCTCcaattgatttttcaaaaaccatACAATCAAATAAAGTTCACCAGCCAGAAAGACACCCTGTTTTTCTTCAAAGTTATTGCATATCGCAAGAACATGTGTATATGAAGACTATACAAACCTTTGAGATGACTCAAGTTTTGACTTCTCACTTCCTTTCTTTAATCCTTCACTACTTTTCCTCTTTATTTGGGGTGATGAAATCTAAAAAGAACAGAATATCAATCGATAAAATCTGATATTGTTAatcaatgtttttctttgttcaaccaaggaaaatacgagtgacccatggggccttgtcattatgagttgctagacaagtagttACAAATTTGTTAGTCACAAGTATAATATAATCATATCTTTGCATGTGTGGGGAAAATAATGCTGATTCTGAATGTCTTGTCTCATATTTACAGTACctcagaaccaatgatgtagacaggCACGGACTGTTGTGATGTAATACagccagggtataaattccatatttgcTGTTTGAACATGTACAACTTGAGCATGGTTTAATTTTTATAGATGATCTGGCAGTATCAAGCCTGTAGGATGTTAATAAGGTGAATGCCCCAATGTTAATATGGTTGGATTCCTAGATGTTTAATGTTAATAGGAATCAGATTAGTCCCCCTAACTTAAACTGAGAATCAGATTAGACCCCCTAACTTAAACTTGTTTTTTCGTCAGATAGGGTTAGGAATAGAATCAGACGAGACCCCCTAACTTAAACTTGTTTTTTCTTTAGACAGGGTTAGGAATAGAATCAGATTAGACCCCCTAACTTAAACttgttttttcttcagataAGGTTAGGAATAGAATCAGATTAGACCCCCTAACTTAAACTTGTTTTTTCTTCAGACAGGGTTAGGAATAGAATCAGATTAGACCCCCTAACTTAAACTTGTTTGTCTTTCACTAATCATGGATGGACGCTATTCTGTATTTGTTTTCCTTGAGAGTAGCTCGATCACTCACTGTGTTTGTCTTTTCTTGAAGTGGTGTTGactttgtatcattttgttGATTTAGTGGTTTTCCTGGTGGGTTGgactttgttttctttgttttgacaTCAGGTGTCATAATTGTTGGaagtgggggtggtggtggtggagggggATAGCTTGATGCTCCATtgttgttttcagttttcttctgttgtttttttcattgtctttttgttgttgatgatgttgttgtttagCTCTTTTCAATGCTATTCTTTTAGAGAATCTGAGTGGCGTATCcttaatttctaaaaaaaaaaaaaaagatagaaaAAACAACACATCTATTGTAGAAATTGTtgcatcatttgataaaaaatgttatggCTCCTTTACATGATACTGTAGCTAAACACACAAAATGGAACTGAAATTAATTTGTGAATGAAGCTATGAAGTAAAGAGACACATCAACTGTTACTGCTTGCATGTCTCCTGTTGTAAAGACAAAAGAtcgtatacatttgtactttgtcCACTAGGACTAAAGTAGGAATTCAAATCCAAACCCTGCATATTACGGCTGTCTAGGGCAAGAATTGACATGAAGAATATTTCTATTATGTATAGGAAACCTGCCTGgaacaacattttgaaataaaaatcatgACTTCACGTCTCTCTGATGATCTGAGGAGTCAAGTTGACAAgtaggattttattttaaagtattttgcaaaaagtatatttacaaaattcaaataGATTTGTATTCTGTATTTCTATATCCTCATTTGTCATACTAAcctagactgtaaaatacatcatgtcgttctgccctcactggcctcctctcaccaTAGGAGGGGttaactgatgtgtgagggcatcCTGTCATGgggtaccttacagactaatacaTACCTTGATTGTAATTAAATGCTTTGGCCATATTATCTATCAGTTCTTGCATTTTTTCATTACATTCAGTGTCATCCACTTCAACAGCTTGTTGTCCCATGATATTAACAAGAAACCTAGTCTGGAAAGTAAAATGAACCAAGGTCTATGTTATATACTAAACTGTTGTATAAACTAGaaattgaatatacatgtacagtaactgtacCTAATTTTGATGAATTTACAAGTTGCGTCAGTTCTGCCATGTGAATTTGTCCATGCTATATTTTATAACAAGCATATCTTGAAAACTAAACATACCggtaatattataaaataaatccaaccacattgatttttgggtccacacccaaaattGAGAGAGACCAAATGCAATTACAATTTCAACCTATTACTGGACTACTTCTGGATAAAATTGACAATctaattaatgtacaatgtctaattattggtattttcacaATATTCATTGAATATGAtattggttgtctgatcaaaaaattaTTATTCCAGTTACAGGCTTACAGGTAGTGCAGGTTGAAGGAGTATCGCAAATTGGAGTTCTACCTCATTATCATGCACTTCCTGATCACGTGAGATAGTGTTGTGATGACGCAATCTTCAGTGTGTTGCGAATTTTCGACGCATGAACACGTAAGCGTGTTGGGCTCTGTAAGACTGATGATTCATCTTCGGAGCCGTCTCAGCATGGCGGAAGACAAAGACGAATTTGACCTACTTGAGTTGAGTGGTCCTAACCCTCTTCCCGAAAAAAGGACAAACTCGGGTAAACAGCATAAGGTTAAGACCTTGTCGTCTTCAAAATCTACGGACAAGAACCCAAACCCTACCCCTAACCCGACTCCAAGTACAAGTTCAGGCAAACAGGCACAGCGGGTAAGTCAGCGTTCAAGCGAAACCGTAGAAATGCCTATGCTCAAAGAAATGAGAACTCTAACTGACCTCATGACACAGTCAATGATGAGTATGCAAGAGACAATGGCAAACTTGTTTGCTCAAATTAACAATACAATTACGAACGTAACATGTGGTCAATATGGGGGCTTTGAGGATAACCCTAATGGGTATACACCTCCTGATGAACTCACTGATGAGCCAAGACGAAAACGTTCCAAGACGTCTAATAGTAATGACACTGATACAGCAGTTGAACAACTGCTTGCACCGGCAGATGTCCAAGTTTCCGATAATTCGGAGGACATTGACAAAGATGGTTTATTAACTGGTATCGCTCAAGACTTGCAACTGCAAGACCAATGCGCGGGTGCAATAAATTCACAGCTTGCGGACATTGTTAATACAGTGTTCAAGGAAGGAATCACAAATGACGATAAACTGGCCGAGAAATATGAAGCAAACGTAAGGCCAGAGAACTGTGAAATACTTCAAACCACCAGAGTTAATCAGCTGATATATATGGGACCAGTTGACTTCAGAAACTCGGTCTGGTGACATACGtctacaaaaaatacaaacggCAATAGTGAAGTCCATAATTGGGACTTTGTCGATAGTGAACACTGTGTTAGAAGCAAGAAATGCTGGCACAATTGACGGCATCAACACATCTGAGCTAATAACAAAAGGTATTGACAGTATTGCATTGTCAGCTCATGCAAATTTCATGCTGAATATGAGAAGGAGAGACTATATTAAGCCAGAACTGAATGACAGTTACAGGCACCTGTGTTCACCAACTGTTAGCTTTACCACACATTTGTTTGGAGATGACATCTCTAAACATTTAAAGGACATTTCAGAAGCCAACCAAGTTGGTAAAAGAATTGCTAACTTCAGAGGACGTAGCAGAGGAAATTACAGAGGTGGTGGAAGATACACAAGTAGAGGAAGGGGCTATGGAAACAGAGGTTTCAAGCCTTTTTCCCAGTGGCGCTCATACTCCAACCCCAAGAAGAAAGGGGAGGGGAGAGGACTGTCACAGAAATAGACCAGGTGAGAAATACAGCAATACCCATAGGTGGTAGATTGAAACATTTTGTCTCTCAATGGGAAGATATTACTTCTGATGCTATAATTCTGGATATTGTTTCTCATTGTCATATTGAATTTTATGACGACAAACCACCATCACAGACATATATTCCAAGGGAAATTAAGTTTACTCAAATAGAGAGAGAAATAATCAATGGTGAAATAGACCAATTGATTTCAAAAGGAGTGCTTAAAGAAGCACAAGAAACAAGTCATGATGGTTATATCTCTAATATATTTGTAAGGCATAAGAAAACTGGAAAGTACAGATTAATACTGAACTTGCGACCATTAAATCAATCAGTAGAGTACCATCATTTTAAGATGGACACATTGAAATCTGCAGTAcggttgatgagacctaactgctataTGGCATCAATCGATTTAAAAGATGCATATTATATGGTACCTATTGCAAGGGAGCACCAGAAGTTTTTGAAATTCAGATGGAGagacaaaatgtatcaatatacatgtCTTCCTAATGGGTTAGCATCTGCACCCAGATTGTTTACTAAATTGTTAAAACCAGTGTATGCAACATTACGTGAAATGGGACACCTAAATGTAGGTTACATTGATGACTCCTACTTACAAGGAGACACATATAATGAATGTAAGACTAATGTCTCAGACACAAATGAATTATTTCTAAAACTTGGCTTTTTAGTCAATTTGGAGAAATCAGTATTTGAACCATCACAAACAGTGACTTTCTTGGGGTTCAAACTAAACTCTGTTCTTATGCTTGTGACACCCACAGCAGTAAAGACAGTAAAGTTAAAACAAGCATGCACATCTCTTATGGCAAAACACTGGCCAACTATTAGAGATGTTGCTGAAGTCATAGGGCTTATAGTCTCAAATTTTCCAGGAGCTCAATATGGCCCACTCCACTATCGATCATTAGAAATAGA
The nucleotide sequence above comes from Glandiceps talaboti chromosome 10, keGlaTala1.1, whole genome shotgun sequence. Encoded proteins:
- the LOC144441207 gene encoding uncharacterized protein LOC144441207, which translates into the protein MRCRSTKNWAYSQEEIMESMGEFDDATPVSRQYCVPVSVKVFEEQGTEETAKGLEDLILYMEKHPDIYQEILRKKKQDEMENKSIFSFLKTRFLVNIMGQQAVEVDDTECNEKMQELIDNMAKAFNYNQEIKDTPLRFSKRIALKRAKQQHHQQQKDNEKNNRRKLKTTMEHQAIPLHHHHPHFQQL